From a single Larus michahellis chromosome 18, bLarMic1.1, whole genome shotgun sequence genomic region:
- the RARA gene encoding retinoic acid receptor alpha isoform X2 — MYEGAAAVAGLPPGPFLRMDFYGPGRGCLLPERGPPAPRGVPRRPPPWSSSGRSVETQSTSSEEIVPSPPSPPPLPRIYKPCFVCQDKSSGYHYGVSACEGCKGFFRRSIQKNMVYTCHRDKNCIINKVTRNRCQYCRLQKCFEVGMSKESVRNDRNKKKKDVPKAECSESYIITPEVEELIEKVRKAHQETFPALCQLGKYTTNNSSEQRVSLDIDLWDKFSELSTKCIIKTVEFAKQLPGFTTLTIADQITLLKAACLDILILRICTRYTPEQDTMTFSDGLTLNRTQMHNAGFGPLTDLVFAFANQLLPLEMDDAETGLLSAICLICGDRQDLEQPDKVDKLQEPLLEALKIYVRKRRPNKPHMFPKMLMKITDLRSISAKGAERVITLKMEIPGSMPPLIQEMLENSEGMDTLGGQPGGSCSPSLSPSSNRSSPATHSP, encoded by the exons ATGTACgagggcgcggcggcggtggcggggctgccccccggccccttccTCCGGATGGATTTCTAcgggccgggcaggggctgcctgctgcCGGAGCgcggcccccccgcgccccgcggggtcccccgccgccccccgccctggAGCAGCTCCGGCCGCT CCGTGGAGACGCAGAGCACCAGCTCGGAGGAGATCGTGCCcagccccccctcgcccccgcccctgccccgcaTCTACAAGCCCTGCTTCGTCTGCCAGGACAAGTCCTCGGGGTACCACTACGGGGTCAGCGCCTGCGAGGGCTGCAAG GGCTTCTTCCGCCGCAGCATCCAGAAGAACATGGTGTACACGTGCCACCGGGACAAGAACTGCATCATCAACAAGGTGACGCGCAACCGGTGCCAGTACTGCCGCCTCCAGAAGTGCTTCGAAGTCGGCATGTCCAAGGAGT CCGTCCGCAATGACCGGAACAAGAAGAAGAAGGACGTGCCCAAGGCGGAGTGCTCGGAGAGCTACATCATCACGCCCGAGGTGGAGGAGCTCATCGAGAAGGTGCGCAAAGCCCACCAGGAGACCTTCCCCGCCCTCTGCCAGCTCGGCAAATACACTACG AACAACAGCTCGGAGCAGCGGGTCTCCCTGGACATCGACCTGTGGGATAAGTTCAGCGAGTTGTCCACCAAGTGCATCATCAAGACGGTGGAGTTTGCCAAGCAGCTCCCCGGCTTCACCACGCTCACCATCGCCGACCAGATCACCCTCCTCAAAGCCGCCTGCCTCGACATCCTG ATCCTGCGGATCTGCACGCGCTACACGCCGGAGCAGGACACCATGACCTTCTCGGACGGGCTGACGCTGAACCGGACCCAGATGCACAACGCCGGCTTCGGGCCCCTCACCGACCTGGTCTTCGCCTTCGCCAACCAGCTGCTGCCGCTGGAGATGGACGACGCCGAGACGGGGCTGCTCAGCGCCATCTGCCTCATCTGCGGAG acCGCCAGGACCTGGAGCAGCCCGACAAAGTGGACAAGCTGCAGGAGCCGCTGCTGGAGGCGCTGAAGATCtacgtgaggaagaggaggcccaACAAGCCCCACATGTTCCCCAAGATGCTCATGAAGATCACGGATCTCCGCAGCATCAGCGCCAAGG GCGCCGAGCGGGTGATCACGCTGAAGATGGAGATCCCGGGATCGATGCCGCCCCTCATCCAGGAGATGCTGGAGAACTCGGAGGGCATGGACACGCtgggggggcagccggggggcagctgcagccccagcctttCGCCCAGCTCCAACCGCAGCAGCCCGGCCACGCACTCGCCGTGA
- the GJD3 gene encoding gap junction delta-3 protein — protein sequence MGEWGFLSSLLDAVQEHSPMVGRFWLVVMLLFRILVLATVGSDVFEDEQEEFVCNTQQPGCKPVCYDAAFPISHYRFLVFHVVVLSAPAALFVIFAVHQAAKPGRGGQRARRLQPFYVGSVVARIAAELGFLLGQALLYGFRVQPLFVCRRRPCPHRVDCFVSRPTEKTVFIHFYFVVGLVSALLSLAELAHLLRKGPPPRGGCCHRPQERGPAPGQPAGATEEPCHPSASPPRGDLTV from the coding sequence ATGGGCGAGTGGGGCTTCCTGAGCTCTCTGCTGGACGCGGTGCAGGAGCACTCGCCCATGGTGGGGAGGTTCTGGCTGGTGGTGATGCTCCTCTTCCGCATCCTGGTCCTGGCCACGGTGGGCAGCGACGTCTTCGAGGACGAGCAGGAGGAGTTCGTCTGCAACACCCAGCAGCCGGGCTGCAAACCGGTGTGCTACGACGCCgccttccccatctcccactACCGCTTCCTCGTCTTCCACGTCGTCGTGCTCTCGGCCCCGGCCGCGCTCTTCGTCATCTTCGCCGTGCACCAAGCGGCCAAGCCGGGGCGCGGGGGCCAGCgcgcccgccgcctccagccctTCTACGTGGGCAGCGTGGTGGCACGCATCGCGGCCGAGCTGGGCTTCCTGCTGGGGCAGGCGCTGCTCTACGGCTTCAGGGTGCAGCCCCTCTTCGtctgccgccgccggccctgcCCGCACCGCGTCGACTGCTTCGTCTCCCGCCCCACCGAGAAAACTGTCTTCATCCATTTCTACTTCGTGGTGGGGCTGGTCTCGGCGCTGCTCAGCCTGGCCGAGCTCGCCCACCTCCTGCGCAAGGGACCCCCGCCCCGCGGTGGGTGCTGCCACCGGCCGCAGGAGCGGGGACCGGCCCCCGGGCAGCCAGCGGGAGCCACGGAGGAGCCGTGTCACCCCAGCGCCTCCCCACCACGGGGGGACCTGACCGTGTAG
- the TOP2A gene encoding DNA topoisomerase 2-alpha, which translates to MELQESPSPLRPANENLRLPKGDGSKKGLSVEHIYQKKTQLEHILLRPDTYIGSVELVTQQMWVFDEGVGLNCRDVTFVPGLYKIFDEILVNAADNKQRDKSMSCIKVTIDVENNTISVWNNGKGIPVVEHKVEKVYVPALIFGQLLTSSNYDDNEKKVTGGRNGYGAKLCNIFSTKFTVETACREYKKLFKQTWTDNMGKAGEMKLKYFDGEDYTCVTFQPDLSKFKMTILDKDIVALMSRRAYDIAGSTKDVKVFLNGQRLPVKGFRSYVDLYLKDKVDETGNALKVIHEEVNSRWEVCLTLSEKGFQQVSFVNSIATTKGGRHVDYVADQLVTKLIDVVKKKNKNGVGVKPFQVKNHMWIFVNCLIENPTFDSQTKENMTLQAKNFGSTCKLSEKFIKGAVGCGIVESILNWVKFKAQSQLNKKCSAVKHTKIKGVPKLDDANDAGSKNSLDCTLILTEGDSAKTLAVSGLGVVGRDKYGVFPLRGKILNVREASHKQIMENAEINNIIKIVGLQYKKNYEDQESLKSLRYGKIMIMTDQDQDGSHIKGLLINFIHHNWPSLLRHNFLEEFITPIIKASKNKEEIAFYSIPEFEEWKNSTQNYNSWKIKYYKGLGTSTSKEAKEYFADMAKHRIGFKYSGPEDDAAITLAFSKKKVEERKEWLTNFMEDRRQRKLHGLPEEYLYGKNTNYLTYNDFINKELVLFSNSDNERSIPSLVDGLKPGQRKVLFTCFKRNDKREVKVAQLAGSVAEMSSYHHGEASLMMTIINLAQNFVGSNNLNLLQPIGQFGTRLHGGKDSASPRYIFTMLSPLARLLFPPMDDNILRFLYDDNQRVEPEWYMPIIPMVLINGAEGIGTGWSCKIPNFDIREVVNNIRRLMDGEEPLPMLPSYKNFKGTIDELGPNQYVISGEVSILDSTTIEITELPVRTWTQTYKEQVLEPMLNGTEKTPPLITDYKEYHTDTTVKFIVKMTEEKLAEANAAGLHKVFKLQTNLTCNSMVLFDHVGFLKKYDSPQDILKEFFELRLRYYSLRKEWLIGMLSAESAKLSNQARFILEKIDGKIVIENKPKKELIQVLIQRGYESDPVKAWKESQNKEEEEEEEEESEKESAAAKGPDFNYLLNMPLWYLTKEKKDELCKQRDNKENELENLKRKSPSDLWKEDLAVFVEELDAVEAKQAQDEMAGFTGKPLKGKGGKTKVKVAQRTEVMPSPHGIRVIPRITAEMKAEAEKRTKKKIKTEKNEFDENQEENASGDKEPSGLKQRLVKKLNAEQGTKRQATLPFKPLKKMKKRNPWSDSGSDSESDFEAPPQRERVVRQAAAKVKTIISSDSDEKLSSSDEEPEFQADSEGNSDSDTNSKEKPAPKPRAAPKGTTEKAAKATKQKTEQNTVPVQVQEVADENASEGPAAPSVPVPRSKAVSKKPAAAKKATAAKDHQPSIMDVLAKKKAAPKPSKTAGKEGPLDAEAGGAGDKKPGQAKGRKVVKRQPSSLDSDSDSDFGLKPSKSVAAKKSKLEDDESFTVDSAARADSPPAAVPRTRPGRLKKPVQYLEESDEDDIF; encoded by the exons GTATTCCAGTTGTTGAACACAAAGTGGAGAAAGTCTATGTGCCTGCTCTTATCTTTGGACAGCTGCTGACATCCAGCAACTACGATGACAATGAAAAGAAAGTCACAG GTGGGCGAAATGGTTATGGAGCCAAACTGTGCAACATATTTAGCACAAAATTTACTGTTGAAACTGCATGCCGTGAATACAAGAAGTTATTCAAGCAG ACCTGGACAGACAACATGGGAAAGGCTggtgaaatgaaactgaaatattttgatggaGAAGATTACACGTGTGTCACTTTCCAACCTGATCTGTCAAAATTCAAAATGACAATTCTTGATAAAGACATTGTAGCACTAATGTCTCGAAGAGCGTATGATATTGCTGGATCCACAAAGGATGTCAAAGTTTTCCTAAATGGACAGAGGCTGCCT GTGAAAGGATTCCGCAGTTACGTGGACCTCTATCTGAAGGACAAAGTGGATGAAACTGGAAATGCACTTAAGGTTATCCACGAGGAAGTAAATTCTCGGTGGGAAGTGTGTTTGACTTTAAGTGAAAAAGGCTTCCAGCAAGTTAGCTTTGTCAACAGCATTGCCACTACAAAG GGTGGCAGGCACGTTGATTATGTAGCTGACCAGCTCGTGACTAAACTCATTGATGTTgtgaaaaagaagaacaaaaatggAGTTGGAGTGAAGCCTTTTCAG GTGAAGAATCACATGTGGATTTTCGTGAATTGCTTAATTGAAAACCCAACCTTTGACTCTCAGACTAAGGAGAACATGACTCTGCAGGCAAAGAACTTTGGTTCAACCTGTAAACTGAGCGAAAAATTTATTAAGGGT GCAGTTGGCTGTGGCATTGTTGAAAGTATCCTAAACTGGGTAAAATTTAAAGCTCAGAGCCAGCTGAATAAGAAATGTTCGGCTGTGAAACACACTAAGATTAAGGGTGTTCCTAAGCTGGATGATGCCAATGATGCTG gCAGCAAGAATTCTTTAGATTGTACACTTATCCTGACCGAGGGAGACTCGGCCAAAACACTGGCTGTCTCTGGTCTAGGAGTGGTTGGTAGAGACAAATATGGAGTATTTCCCCTTCGTGGGAAAATACTCAACGTCCGAGAAGCTTCTCATAAGCAG ATTATGGAAAATGCTGAAATCAACAACATCATCAAGATTGTCGGCTTACAATATAAGAAGAACTATGAAGATCAAGAATCTTTAAAGAGTCTTCGCTATGGAAAGATTATGATTATGACAGATCAG gatCAAGATGGATCGCATATCAAAGGTCTGCTGATTAACTTCATCCATCACAACTGGCCATCTCTTCTAAGACACAACTTTTTGGAGGAATTTATTACTCCCATCATAAAG GCCtctaaaaacaaagaagaaattgcaTTCTACAGCATTCCTGAATTTGAAGAATGGAAAAACAGTACGCAGAACTACAATTCATGGAAAATCAAGTACTATAAAG GTTTGGGTACCAGCACATCAAAGGAGGCTAAAGAATACTTTGCAGATATGGCTAAACACCGAATTGGCTTCAAATATTCTGGTCCTGAAGATGATGCTGCGATCACCCTG GCCTTTAGCAAGAAGAAGGTAGAAGAGCGAAAGGAGTGGCTGACTAATTTCATGGAGGATAGAAGACAACGGAAGCTGCACGGTCTGCCAGAG GAATACCTATATGGGAAAAATACTAATTACCTGACATACAACGACTTCATCAACAAGGAGTTAGTGCTGTTCTCAAACTCAGATAATGAAAGGTCAATCCCGTCACTGGTTGATG gttTGAAGCCAGGTCAAAGAAAAGTTCTGTTCACGTGTTTCAAACGAAACGATAAGCGGGAGGTGAAGGTTGCTCAGCTGGCTGGTTCTGTAGCTGAGATGTCCTCATACCATCATGGTGAG GCATCGCTGATGATGACTATTATTAACTTAGCTCAGAACTTTGTGGGCAGTAACAACCTCAACTTGCTGCagcctattggtcagtttggcaCAAGGCTGCATGGTGGGAAAGACTCTGCCAGCCCTCGATACATCTTTACAATGCTCAG CCCGCTAGCCCGGTTGCTGTTCCCACCAATGGATGACAATATCCTGCGGTTCCTTTACGATGACAATCAACGTGTGGAGCCGGAATGGTATATGCCCATCATTCCAATGGTGCTGATCAATGGGGCAGAAGGGATTGGGACTGGCTGGTCCTGTAAGATCCCCAACTTTGATATCAGGGAAGTTGTGAATAATATCCGTCGTCTGATGGATGGAGAAGAGCCATTGCCAAtg CTTCCTAGTTACAAGAATTTCAAAGGCACAATAGATGAGCTGGGGCCTAATCAGTATGTGATAAGTGGTGAAGTGTCTATCCTTGATTCTACAACCATTGAGATCACCGAGCTGCCTGTCAGAACATGGACACAG ACGTACAAAGAGCAAGTTCTGGAGCCAATGTTAAATGGGACTGAGAAGACCCCCCCACTAATCACAGACTATAAAGAATATCACACAGATACGACAGTGAAGTTTATCGTGAAGATGACTGAAGAAAAACTAGCCGAAGCAAACGCAGCGGGGCTGCATAAGGTCTTCAAACTCCAAACAAATTTAACATGCAACTCCATG GTTCTTTTTGACCATGTTGGCTTTCTGAAGAAGTACGACTCTCCCCAGGATATTCTTAAAGAGTTCTTTGAACTCAGGCTCCGGTACTACAGTTTGAGAAAAGAATGGCTTATTGGAATGTTAAGTGCCGAGTCTGCAAAACTGAGCAACCAGGCTCGTTTCATCCTGGAGAAAATAGATGGCAAAATTGTGATCG aaaacaaacccaagaaagaGCTGATTCAAGTTCTTATCCAGAGAGGGTATGAATCCGATCCAGTGAAGGCCTGGAAGGAATCGCAAAACAAG gaagaagaggaggaggaggaagaggagagtgaGAAAGAATCAGCTGCAGCTAAAGGCCCGGACTTCAACTATCTGCTGAACATGCCCCTTTGGTATCTGactaaagagaagaaagatgaacTCTGTAAGCAGAGAGACAACAAA GAAAATGAGCTGGAAAACCTTAAGCGCAAGAGTCCCTCTGATCTGTGGAAGGAAGACCTTGCTGTCTTTGTTGAAGAACTTGAT GCAGTGGAAGCCAAGCAAGCTCAGGATGAGATGGCAGGGTTTACTGGGAAACCTttaaaggggaaaggagggaaaacgAAGGTGAAGGTGGCACAACGGACGGAAGTAATGCCATCACCTCATGGCATAAGGGTCATTCCTCGGATAACTGCAGAGATGAAGgcagaggcagagaagagaactaaaaagaaaataaag actgaaaaaaatgaattcgATGAGAATCAAGAAGAAAACGCATCAGGAGACAAAGAGCCTTCGGGCCTTAAGCAGAGATTAGTCAAGAAGCTTAATGCTGAGCAAG GTACTAAGAGACAGGCCACTCTACCGTTTAAGccattaaagaaaatgaagaaacgAAACCCTTGGTCTGACTCCGGGTCTGACTCAGAGTCTGATTTTGAAGCTCCTCCTCAAAGAGAGAGAGTGGTTCGCCAGGCAGCAG CCAAAGTCAAGACTATAATCAGTTCGGACTCAGATGAAAAGCTCTCCAGCTCAGATGAGGAGCCTGAATTTCAGGCCGACAGCGAAGGCAACTCTGACTCCGAtacaaactcaaaagaaaaaccTGCTCCCAAGCCCAGAGCTGCTCCAAA GGGAACCACCGAAAAAGCAGCTAAAGCTACCAAgcaaaagacagagcaaaacactGTTCCTG TCCAAGTCCAAGAGGTTGCTGATGAAAACGCGAGTGAAggtcctgcagctccttctgTCCCTGTGCCTCGCAGTAAGGCCGTATCCAAAAAACCTGCTGCGGCTAAGAAGGCCACTGCCGCTAAGG ATCACCAGCCGTCCATCATGGATGTTCTAGCCAAGAAAAAGGCTGCCCCCAAACCCAGCAAGAcggcggggaaggagggacccCTGGATGCTGAGGCCGGAGGAGCGGGTGACAAGAAGCCTGGCCAGGCCAAGGGGCGGAAAGTCGTCAAACGGCAGCCAAGCTCTTTGGATTCGGATTCGGATTCGGATTTTGGCTTGAAGCCTTCCAAATCGGTTGCAGCAAAG AAATCCAAGCTGGAAGACGATGAGAGCTTTACTGTTGATTCAGCCGCTCGTGCCGACAGCCCCCCAGCAGCCGTGCCCCGGACCAGGCCCGGACGTCTCAAAAAACCTGTCCAGTACTTGGAGGAGTCTGATGAGGAcgatattttctga